Proteins from a genomic interval of Arvicola amphibius chromosome 14, mArvAmp1.2, whole genome shotgun sequence:
- the LOC119801414 gene encoding guanylate-binding protein 7-like, which yields MASEVHMPGPVCLIETVKGQLVANQEALRILSAIEQPVVMVAIVGFYCTGKSYLMNMLAGKNTETGSTTTERILEGGQKA from the exons ATGGCCTCAGAAGTCCATATGCCAGGCCCTGTGTGCCTCATTGAGACTGTGAAAGGGCAACTGGTAGCCAACCAGGAGGCTCTGCGGATCCTGTCTGCCATCGAGCAGCCAGTGGTGATGGTGGCCATCGTGGGCTTCTACTGCACAGGCAAATCCTACCTGATGAACATGCTGGCTGGGAAGAACACAG AAACAGGCTCGACTACTACAGAGAGGATTCTAGAAGGGGGCCAAAAGGCTTGA